A window from Mangifera indica cultivar Alphonso chromosome 2, CATAS_Mindica_2.1, whole genome shotgun sequence encodes these proteins:
- the LOC123208982 gene encoding protein BUNDLE SHEATH DEFECTIVE 2, chloroplastic — protein MDSTLRLPSSIAFPISSSRLVHGNKRIDFSFGFQFITCHSTGRICASSSNGPLAPSSSNGAESSSVGNMKRQRSSLESLFCYDKPIPEERIEKPVGLSLSEKVIGNNLRCTDCQAKGAVLCTTCSGSGLYVDSILESQGIIVKVRCLGCGGTGNIMCTECGGRGHRGPK, from the exons ATGGATTCTACTCTGAGATTACCTTCATCCATTGCCTTCCCCATCTCCTCCTCAAGATTGGTTCATGGCAATAAACGGATTGATTTCAGTTTTGGGTTTCAATTCATTACATGTCACTCCACTGGAAGAATCTGCGCCAGCTCTTCTAACGGCCCTCTTGCTCCCTCTTCTTCAAATGGG GCTGAGTCAAGCTCAGTTGGAAATATGAAGAGGCAAAGAAGCAGTCTTGAATCTCTGTTTTGTTATGATAAGCCTATTCCGGAGGAAAGAATTGAGAAACCGGTTGGACTTTCACTCTCTGAAAAAGTAATTGGAAATAATCTTCGCTGCACCGATTGCCAAGCCAAAGGTGCTGTACTGTGCACAACTTGCTCTGGCTCAGGCCTATATGTGGACTCAATATTAGAGAGCCAGGGAATCATTGTCAAAGTCCGCTGCCTAG GTTGTGGGGGAACTGGTAATATTATGTGCACTGAATGTGGTGGGCGAGGTCATCGCGGGCCCAAATGA